One stretch of Leadbetterella byssophila DSM 17132 DNA includes these proteins:
- the glyA gene encoding serine hydroxymethyltransferase, with protein MNNFADTRIFDLIQKEHERQLHGIELIASENFVSEQVMAAAGSVLTNKYAEGLPGKRYYGGCEVVDEVEQIAIDRLKELFNVGWANVQPHSGAQANTAVFLACLNPGDKILGFNLAHGGHLTHGSPVNISGKYFQPLFYGVEEATGLINWDKVEQTALAERPKLIICGASAYSRDWDYERLRNIADKVGALLLADISHPAGLIAKGLLNDPFDHCHIVTTTTHKTLRGTRGGVIMVRNDFENPFGITTAKGKVRTMTSLLDSAVFPGIQGGPLEHIIAAKAVAFGEALTDNYTAYVKQVKKNAKIMADTFVEKGYKVISGGTDNHLALIDLRPKGLNGKLAENALIKADITVNKNMVPFDDAPAMTTSGIRVGAAAMTTRGLEEKDFVRIVELVDRVLMNHDNEKVLNTTKAEVNEWMKWFPLFK; from the coding sequence ATGAACAATTTTGCAGACACCCGCATTTTTGACTTGATCCAGAAGGAGCATGAAAGACAGCTACACGGGATTGAATTGATTGCATCAGAAAACTTTGTTTCTGAACAGGTTATGGCAGCAGCCGGTAGCGTATTGACCAACAAATATGCGGAAGGTCTTCCGGGAAAACGTTATTACGGAGGATGTGAAGTGGTAGATGAAGTAGAGCAAATAGCGATTGACCGTCTGAAGGAGTTGTTCAATGTAGGTTGGGCAAACGTTCAGCCTCATTCCGGAGCTCAGGCAAACACAGCAGTGTTTTTGGCATGTCTTAACCCTGGAGATAAGATCTTAGGTTTCAATTTAGCACACGGAGGTCACCTGACTCACGGTTCTCCGGTGAATATTTCCGGAAAATACTTTCAGCCTTTGTTCTACGGTGTGGAAGAGGCTACAGGTTTAATTAACTGGGATAAGGTAGAACAAACGGCTTTAGCTGAGCGTCCAAAATTGATCATTTGTGGAGCTTCTGCATATTCCAGAGACTGGGATTATGAGCGTTTGAGAAATATTGCTGATAAAGTGGGCGCCTTGTTATTGGCAGATATCAGTCACCCTGCTGGTTTGATTGCTAAGGGATTATTGAATGATCCATTTGATCACTGTCACATTGTTACCACTACTACTCACAAGACCTTAAGAGGAACTAGAGGTGGTGTAATTATGGTGAGAAATGACTTTGAAAACCCATTTGGTATCACTACTGCAAAAGGAAAAGTTAGAACCATGACTTCTCTTTTGGATTCTGCGGTATTCCCAGGTATCCAAGGTGGGCCTTTGGAACATATCATTGCTGCTAAAGCCGTAGCCTTTGGTGAAGCATTGACAGATAATTACACGGCTTATGTTAAGCAAGTGAAAAAGAATGCTAAGATCATGGCGGATACCTTTGTGGAGAAGGGATACAAAGTGATCAGTGGAGGTACGGATAACCATTTGGCTTTGATTGATTTGAGACCAAAAGGATTGAACGGCAAATTGGCTGAAAATGCTTTGATCAAAGCAGACATCACTGTTAACAAAAACATGGTGCCATTTGACGATGCTCCTGCTATGACTACTTCAGGTATACGTGTAGGTGCTGCTGCAATGACCACCAGAGGTTTAGAAGAAAAAGATTTTGTACGCATTGTTGAATTAGTAGACCGCGTATTGATGAACCATGATAATGAAAAGGTTTTGAACACTACCAAAGCTGAAGTAAATGAATGGATGAAATGGTTCCCTCTATTTAAGTAA
- a CDS encoding DUF4153 domain-containing protein yields MKEQIFENLQNPEVLEHLYRKNKSGFKTAFSSLPEEVNHLPIVQFWNTRLYFKEESVITKNEWMTVGLICFFLGLYAKIPDFFPAVESDSFYLRNLPFILFGGLSVYFVWSKRIALSTILPFLLIFLLSLCYIHFLPLNRDTTHLAFIHLPFFLWSILGYIYAGNDNKAKLEFLQYIGDLVVMTVIILLSGALMTGLTLGLFDLINVNITDFYVHYVIIWGLASAPVVSTFLLEKYPQMVSQVAPTIAKIFTPMVLLILSAYLVTLLYSGKDPYTDRDFLLVFNLVLIGVLALIFFSIAENNGSSFSRWVLFLLALVSFIVNAVALSAILFRITSYGWTPNRFAIFGGNLLIFIHLLWITWQLGRSLKSSIPLEGVNRVLLSYIPVYILWMMFITFFLPLIWSFK; encoded by the coding sequence ATGAAAGAGCAAATCTTTGAGAACCTGCAAAATCCCGAAGTACTTGAACATTTGTACCGAAAAAATAAATCGGGTTTCAAGACTGCCTTTTCTTCTCTTCCTGAGGAAGTTAATCACTTACCCATCGTTCAATTTTGGAATACCAGACTATACTTTAAAGAAGAGTCTGTAATCACCAAAAACGAATGGATGACCGTAGGCTTGATCTGTTTTTTTCTGGGACTGTATGCTAAAATTCCCGACTTCTTTCCGGCAGTTGAATCGGACAGTTTCTATCTCAGAAATTTGCCATTTATCCTCTTTGGTGGCTTATCGGTATACTTCGTCTGGTCGAAAAGAATAGCCTTATCCACCATCTTGCCCTTTCTCCTGATCTTCCTGCTCTCCTTGTGCTATATCCACTTCCTTCCTCTGAATAGAGATACTACCCATCTGGCTTTTATCCACCTCCCCTTTTTCCTTTGGTCTATTTTGGGCTATATCTATGCAGGAAATGACAATAAAGCCAAACTGGAATTTTTACAGTACATAGGAGATCTGGTAGTGATGACTGTCATTATCCTCCTTTCCGGAGCCCTGATGACAGGATTAACGCTAGGCCTTTTTGATCTAATTAATGTAAACATTACTGATTTTTATGTTCACTACGTCATCATTTGGGGACTAGCATCAGCGCCGGTGGTTTCCACCTTTTTGCTGGAGAAATATCCGCAAATGGTCAGCCAGGTTGCTCCCACCATAGCAAAGATCTTCACCCCTATGGTCCTACTCATATTAAGTGCCTATCTGGTCACCTTATTATATTCGGGGAAGGATCCCTATACGGACAGAGACTTTTTGTTGGTGTTTAACCTAGTCCTTATAGGAGTTCTGGCCCTGATCTTCTTCTCCATTGCAGAAAACAATGGCAGCTCTTTCAGCAGATGGGTTTTATTCCTTTTGGCACTGGTTAGCTTCATAGTTAATGCAGTGGCCTTGTCAGCTATCCTCTTTCGAATCACTTCCTACGGATGGACACCTAACAGATTCGCCATCTTCGGAGGCAATCTCCTCATCTTTATTCATTTACTATGGATAACCTGGCAATTAGGAAGATCCCTTAAGAGTTCTATTCCACTTGAAGGAGTAAACAGAGTACTCTTGAGTTATATTCCGGTGTATATCTTATGGATGATGTTTATCACCTTCTTTTTGCCCTTGATTTGGAGTTTCAAGTAA
- a CDS encoding pentapeptide repeat-containing protein, whose amino-acid sequence MYYESRHFEKEFPGKGEYESCTFNSVDFTEENLSGIAFIDCKFDSCNLSMCRVESATFQDVTFRDCKILGVRFDTVTPFGLSLRFQNCQLQHASFLGMRMKKTPYIQCVMEGADFTGADLTEAVFQETDLSNATFERSILEKADFRSARNFSIDPEQNRMKRAKFSKDNIAGLLDKYQLSLT is encoded by the coding sequence ATGTACTACGAATCTCGACATTTTGAAAAGGAATTCCCCGGGAAGGGCGAATATGAAAGTTGTACCTTTAATAGTGTAGATTTTACAGAGGAAAACCTGAGTGGAATAGCCTTCATAGATTGTAAGTTTGATAGTTGTAATTTAAGCATGTGTAGGGTGGAAAGTGCAACTTTTCAAGATGTTACGTTTAGGGATTGTAAAATCCTAGGAGTGAGATTTGATACGGTTACCCCTTTCGGACTTTCCTTAAGGTTTCAAAACTGCCAGTTGCAGCATGCCTCCTTCCTGGGTATGCGTATGAAGAAGACCCCTTACATTCAATGTGTGATGGAAGGTGCTGATTTCACAGGAGCAGATCTAACAGAGGCTGTCTTTCAGGAGACTGACTTAAGCAATGCCACATTTGAAAGGAGCATTTTAGAAAAGGCCGACTTTAGATCTGCTAGGAATTTCTCTATTGATCCTGAACAAAACAGGATGAAAAGGGCCAAGTTTTCTAAAGATAATATTGCTGGTTTATTGGATAAATATCAGCTCTCTCTTACTTGA
- a CDS encoding MFS transporter: MQHWKRTFAILFTGQFISIITSSLVNFAVMLWLSITYDSAVVLANSAIAGFLPQAILGLFSGVYVDKWNRKLTMMLADGFIALCTLAISLYFVYGEPELSLLYLLMALRSAGSAFHMPALQASIPLLAPEDQLLRVSGLQQTIQSISTIGGPALGALAITYLDIEYVLLFDVIGAIMAIGSLFFIHIPQPPASESHSESIFFQINEGIKAILSKSGMGLLFLGSICVTFFIMPIAVLFPLMTIRHFEGGKFEVSVIEVIWGVGMFIGGSALGISNSKINKVILVNLTYLVLGFSMLFIGVLPKEYFILFVSLTGLGGVASSVYYASFNTLIQEKIEPEVLGRVFAMFGSISLFPSLLGLMGIGIFAEDLGIRNSFILLGGLIAVIGLISFFIPKVMNIDRLKNQSQPEL, from the coding sequence ATGCAACATTGGAAAAGAACTTTTGCCATTCTCTTTACAGGACAATTCATCTCCATTATAACCAGTAGTTTAGTGAATTTTGCAGTGATGCTTTGGCTCAGCATCACTTATGACTCTGCTGTAGTACTGGCAAATTCCGCTATTGCAGGCTTCTTACCACAAGCTATTCTCGGTTTGTTTTCAGGAGTGTATGTAGACAAATGGAACAGAAAGCTAACCATGATGCTAGCAGATGGATTCATCGCCTTATGTACCTTGGCCATCTCTCTATACTTTGTCTATGGAGAACCAGAACTTTCTCTACTTTACCTCTTAATGGCTTTGCGATCAGCAGGTTCTGCCTTTCATATGCCGGCTCTACAGGCCTCCATACCCTTATTAGCCCCAGAGGACCAACTTTTAAGAGTTTCCGGATTGCAACAAACCATACAGTCCATTTCCACTATAGGAGGACCGGCTCTTGGAGCGCTTGCCATAACCTACTTAGATATTGAATATGTATTGCTTTTTGACGTCATTGGAGCCATAATGGCCATAGGTTCTTTATTCTTCATTCACATCCCTCAACCTCCGGCTTCTGAATCCCACTCAGAAAGCATTTTTTTCCAAATAAATGAGGGAATTAAAGCCATCTTATCTAAATCTGGCATGGGACTACTATTTCTAGGTTCTATCTGCGTTACCTTCTTTATCATGCCTATAGCCGTGCTTTTCCCCCTAATGACCATCCGCCATTTTGAAGGAGGGAAATTTGAAGTAAGCGTTATTGAAGTTATCTGGGGAGTAGGTATGTTTATTGGAGGCAGCGCCTTAGGTATTAGTAATTCTAAAATCAACAAAGTAATTCTAGTAAATCTAACCTACCTAGTGTTAGGTTTTAGTATGTTGTTTATTGGAGTCTTACCAAAAGAGTATTTTATCCTGTTTGTAAGCTTGACAGGCTTAGGGGGAGTAGCCTCATCCGTTTATTATGCCAGCTTTAATACACTCATTCAAGAGAAAATAGAACCTGAAGTCCTAGGAAGAGTCTTTGCCATGTTTGGAAGTATATCCCTCTTCCCTTCCCTATTAGGCTTAATGGGTATTGGTATCTTTGCAGAAGATTTGGGAATCAGAAATTCCTTCATTCTACTAGGAGGATTGATTGCAGTTATTGGTTTAATCTCTTTCTTTATCCCGAAAGTGATGAACATCGACCGCCTTAAAAATCAAAGTCAGCCCGAACTCTAA